A part of Candidatus Hydrogenedentota bacterium genomic DNA contains:
- a CDS encoding alkaline phosphatase family protein, producing MRRFLLIGLDGMEPTLAEQWMTEGRLPNLARLRDRGTYLRLASTIPPATLPAWTSCVTGVNPGRHGIFDFTEMVRGQYAIRFVNGRDRRSPALWNILSALGKRVGVLGVPGAYPPEIVNGFMVSGFDSPVCTGIDRSFVYPPELYPEVREWPFADIQETDIRPGWHDRALPCLMRGIETKERIACNLLCREPWDFFMVVFGESDTVAHHFWMFHDEQSPRHRTGHEDAIRRVYERLDAAVGALMDAADGMAVGVVSDHGFGGAGTGVAHLNNWLAEQGYLALAGSDRALMKKAALSFVPDRWRGALFRRFPAMSAKAESRSRFAGIDWNRTRAWSEELNYFPSIRVNLQGREPAGQVPAEGYDAFLDELCARLETWPVVKKAWRREAVYHGPHLDHAPDILLELNLENGYSHSCLRARGGPSFRRLAPGEYLGGKERGMNGNHRPEGVFFLSIPANAGAAQILDVAPTVLALMGVPRPDMDGVSLIEAEETIQPIAPAGTDGVASGAYSPEQARQVEDRLRALGYFE from the coding sequence GTGCGACGTTTTCTTCTCATCGGGTTGGACGGCATGGAACCCACGCTCGCCGAGCAGTGGATGACGGAGGGCCGTTTGCCGAACTTGGCCCGCCTGCGCGATCGCGGGACATATCTCCGCTTGGCCAGCACGATCCCCCCTGCCACGTTGCCGGCATGGACCTCATGCGTGACGGGCGTGAATCCTGGGCGGCACGGCATTTTCGATTTCACGGAGATGGTGCGCGGGCAATACGCCATCCGTTTCGTGAACGGCCGCGACCGCCGATCGCCCGCCCTGTGGAACATCCTGTCGGCGCTAGGCAAGCGCGTTGGCGTGCTCGGCGTGCCCGGCGCCTACCCGCCGGAGATTGTGAACGGTTTCATGGTATCCGGTTTCGATTCGCCCGTGTGCACCGGCATAGACCGTTCCTTCGTGTATCCGCCGGAATTATATCCCGAAGTGCGCGAATGGCCTTTCGCGGACATTCAGGAAACGGACATCCGCCCCGGATGGCACGACCGTGCGCTCCCGTGCCTGATGCGCGGCATTGAAACGAAGGAACGCATCGCGTGCAATCTGCTTTGCCGCGAACCGTGGGACTTTTTCATGGTCGTCTTCGGCGAATCGGACACCGTTGCGCACCACTTCTGGATGTTTCACGACGAACAATCGCCCCGGCATCGGACTGGGCACGAAGACGCCATTCGACGCGTCTACGAACGCCTCGACGCCGCCGTCGGCGCATTGATGGACGCGGCGGACGGGATGGCCGTCGGCGTCGTGTCCGATCACGGTTTCGGCGGCGCAGGAACCGGCGTGGCGCATCTCAACAACTGGCTCGCCGAACAAGGTTATCTCGCATTGGCCGGTTCGGATCGGGCCTTGATGAAAAAAGCCGCATTGTCCTTTGTGCCGGATCGCTGGCGTGGCGCGCTGTTTCGACGCTTTCCGGCGATGAGCGCGAAAGCCGAAAGCCGCTCCCGGTTCGCGGGGATAGATTGGAACCGCACGCGTGCATGGTCCGAGGAACTGAACTATTTTCCGTCGATCCGCGTCAACCTGCAGGGCCGAGAACCGGCGGGACAAGTGCCCGCTGAGGGTTATGACGCCTTCCTCGATGAACTGTGCGCACGACTGGAAACGTGGCCGGTCGTGAAGAAGGCGTGGCGGCGCGAAGCGGTCTACCACGGGCCGCATCTCGACCACGCGCCCGATATTCTCCTCGAATTGAATCTCGAAAACGGTTACTCGCACTCGTGCCTGCGCGCTCGGGGAGGTCCATCCTTCCGGCGATTGGCGCCCGGCGAGTACCTCGGCGGCAAGGAACGCGGCATGAACGGAAACCACCGTCCGGAAGGCGTGTTTTTCCTTTCAATTCCGGCAAACGCTGGAGCCGCCCAGATACTGGATGTTGCGCCCACGGTGCTGGCCCTGATGGGCGTGCCGCGCCCCGATATGGACGGCGTGTCGTTGATTGAAGCGGAAGAAACCATTCAACCGATTGCGCCGGCGGGAACAGACGGCGTTGCGTCCGGGGCCTATTCGCCCGAACAGGCGCGGCAGGTCGAGGATCGCCTGCGCGCGCTGGGGTACTTCGAGTGA
- a CDS encoding carbohydrate ABC transporter permease, with the protein MAHRRAIHWKAHAALITASILFIAPFAWMVSTSLKAESRIFPKPGQPPQWIPTTDMQDAQGRPLVMVNGAPGVDLGRDESGRHRIEIGGRQQALWPEEFEVRQQVGLHWQNYADAFRKMDFFLNLRNTLFICVFCMIGIVLSCSLVAYSFARIPWKGREIAFVGVLATMMLPYQVTLIPLFVVYGKLGWVGTFAPLIVPAFFGVPFYIFLLRQFFMGIPQDLSAAARIDGCNEFGIFWRIILPLSKPALATTALFTFLFEWGDFLNPLVYLQDDRQYTLAIALQQFQSQHASLWGPLMAMSTVITIPIVIIFFLTQKTFIQGITLTGLKG; encoded by the coding sequence ATGGCACACAGGCGCGCGATTCATTGGAAAGCCCATGCGGCGCTGATAACGGCCTCCATCCTGTTTATCGCGCCGTTCGCGTGGATGGTGTCCACCTCGCTCAAGGCCGAGAGCCGCATCTTTCCGAAACCGGGGCAGCCGCCGCAATGGATTCCCACCACGGATATGCAGGACGCGCAGGGACGTCCGCTGGTCATGGTGAACGGCGCGCCCGGCGTGGATCTGGGGCGCGACGAGTCCGGACGCCATCGTATCGAAATCGGGGGGCGGCAGCAGGCCCTGTGGCCGGAAGAATTCGAAGTGCGCCAGCAGGTGGGACTTCATTGGCAAAACTACGCGGATGCGTTCCGGAAAATGGACTTTTTCCTCAACCTGCGCAACACGCTGTTCATCTGCGTTTTCTGCATGATCGGCATTGTGTTGTCGTGCTCGCTTGTCGCGTACAGTTTCGCGCGGATTCCCTGGAAAGGCCGCGAGATCGCCTTTGTGGGCGTCCTCGCCACGATGATGCTGCCGTACCAGGTGACGCTGATCCCGCTGTTCGTCGTATACGGCAAACTCGGCTGGGTCGGCACTTTCGCGCCGCTGATCGTGCCGGCGTTTTTCGGCGTGCCGTTCTACATATTCCTCTTGCGGCAGTTCTTCATGGGCATCCCGCAGGATTTGAGCGCGGCGGCGCGCATTGACGGTTGCAACGAATTCGGGATTTTCTGGCGCATCATCCTGCCCTTGTCCAAACCCGCGCTTGCCACGACCGCCCTGTTCACGTTCCTGTTCGAGTGGGGCGATTTCCTGAACCCGCTCGTCTACTTGCAAGACGACCGGCAATATACGCTGGCCATCGCGCTCCAGCAGTTCCAAAGCCAGCACGCGAGCCTCTGGGGCCCCCTCATGGCCATGTCAACCGTCATTACCATCCCCATCGTGATTATCTTCTTTCTGACGCAGAAGACGTTTATCCAGGGAATAACGCTGACGGGATTGAAGGGCTGA
- a CDS encoding glycosyltransferase family 4 protein gives MSLRIAMLGACPYPAPQGSQVLLKNTALVAESLGHEVHVVVYGYGIGPDESGLTIHRAAPIPGARRIAAGPSPMKPLLDLALLLKLREVIRRHRIDFIHAHNYEALIVALAAHACPVVYHAHNVMQDELPHFLYGGRVVGAWLDRTFPLRADRVIALHERLAQCLIANGCAPERVAVIPPSIEPDAFLADAPQETRPLVLYAGNLDRYQNLPLLLRAMSLVRQTMPDARLVIASAQRGRRPGAEMLHTPDFASLKSILARDCVVACPRVSWSGYPIKLLNCMAAGKAVVACRSAAPPVVHEENGLLVPDNDVGAFAEALLRLLRDADLRARLGGNARETIRLHHEPRLIASQIETVYQMVSTKGLPR, from the coding sequence GTGAGCCTGCGCATTGCCATGCTCGGCGCGTGCCCGTATCCGGCGCCGCAGGGATCCCAAGTCTTGCTCAAAAATACAGCCCTCGTCGCCGAATCGCTCGGCCACGAAGTCCATGTCGTGGTTTATGGCTATGGCATTGGCCCCGACGAGAGCGGGTTGACGATCCATCGCGCGGCGCCGATACCGGGCGCTCGACGCATCGCGGCGGGGCCGTCCCCGATGAAGCCGCTTCTTGATCTTGCCTTGCTGCTGAAATTGCGCGAGGTCATTCGCCGCCATCGGATTGATTTCATCCATGCGCACAATTACGAGGCGTTGATCGTCGCGCTTGCGGCGCACGCCTGTCCGGTCGTCTATCATGCGCATAACGTCATGCAGGATGAATTGCCGCATTTTCTATACGGCGGCCGAGTCGTTGGCGCATGGTTGGACCGTACATTCCCGCTGCGGGCCGACCGCGTCATCGCATTGCACGAACGCCTTGCGCAATGCCTGATTGCCAACGGCTGCGCGCCGGAACGCGTTGCTGTGATTCCGCCTTCAATCGAACCGGACGCCTTTCTTGCGGATGCGCCTCAGGAGACGCGGCCGCTTGTACTGTATGCCGGCAATCTCGACCGGTACCAGAATCTCCCGCTTCTTCTGCGCGCCATGTCTCTCGTCAGGCAAACGATGCCGGACGCACGGCTTGTGATTGCGTCCGCGCAGCGCGGTCGTCGTCCCGGCGCCGAAATGCTTCACACGCCCGATTTTGCCTCGCTGAAAAGCATCCTTGCGCGCGATTGCGTTGTGGCGTGTCCGCGCGTCTCATGGAGCGGCTACCCCATCAAACTGCTCAATTGCATGGCCGCCGGCAAGGCCGTCGTCGCGTGCCGGAGCGCCGCGCCGCCTGTCGTGCACGAGGAAAACGGACTCCTCGTGCCCGACAACGACGTCGGCGCGTTCGCCGAAGCGCTGCTTCGTCTGCTTCGGGATGCGGATTTGCGCGCGCGGCTAGGCGGCAACGCCCGCGAAACGATCCGGCTCCATCACGAGCCGCGACTCATCGCCTCTCAAATCGAAACCGTGTACCAGATGGTCTCAACAAAAGGCCTTCCAAGATAA
- a CDS encoding lipid-A-disaccharide synthase N-terminal domain-containing protein, producing the protein MAAEHTVTPGLFWTVFGTAGAVVFYGRFYVQWLASEMKKRSVIPIAFWYMSSVGSVMIFIYSVVIRSPGAAFGQCFNIVVYARNLVHIWREKGRLTAALNFATHAAAGSIVVVTTGFMAWTWLKEYHVNQSIEPAQAARNWFWLGVWGVGQALFFSRFLVQWAVTEYKRKSTVPPVFWHLSLAAALLQSSAFAQRGDWVNGFGMMASIFIYARNLWFIHRHPEAAASAGE; encoded by the coding sequence ATGGCCGCCGAGCACACAGTGACGCCCGGTCTGTTCTGGACGGTGTTCGGGACGGCCGGGGCGGTCGTTTTTTACGGGCGCTTCTACGTGCAGTGGCTCGCGTCCGAGATGAAGAAACGCAGTGTGATTCCGATCGCGTTCTGGTACATGAGCAGCGTCGGATCGGTCATGATTTTCATTTACAGCGTCGTGATCCGAAGTCCCGGCGCGGCTTTCGGACAATGTTTCAACATCGTCGTGTACGCGCGCAACCTCGTGCATATCTGGCGCGAGAAGGGCCGGCTGACGGCCGCGTTGAACTTCGCGACACACGCGGCGGCCGGGAGCATCGTGGTCGTGACGACGGGTTTCATGGCATGGACGTGGCTCAAGGAATACCATGTCAACCAGAGCATCGAACCGGCGCAGGCCGCACGAAACTGGTTCTGGCTGGGCGTGTGGGGTGTCGGGCAGGCGCTTTTCTTTTCGCGTTTCCTGGTCCAATGGGCCGTCACCGAATACAAGCGCAAGAGCACCGTGCCCCCCGTGTTCTGGCATCTCAGCCTCGCCGCGGCCCTGTTGCAGTCGAGCGCGTTCGCGCAACGCGGCGACTGGGTCAATGGTTTCGGGATGATGGCCTCCATCTTTATCTATGCGCGAAATTTGTGGTTTATCCACCGGCATCCGGAAGCGGCGGCAAGCGCCGGCGAGTAA
- a CDS encoding glycosyltransferase family 2 protein, which translates to MKTLVSVVVPFYNEEENVAPLAERIAAVFAGSAEYDYECLFVNDGSNDGTRAEIDRQHAADPRIRPVHLVRNSGQSAALVAGMRRAKGEYVFILDGDLQNDPCDFPKMLELLKTHDCVFGYRAKRNDTWVRKLSSRVANKVRDGLLKDGVRDAGCGSKGFRRKCVEHVVPFNGIHRFFAVLMRTAGFSIVECEVTHHPRIHGVSKYGIGNRLWRGIYDLIGVAWLKRRYVAFRVEGEE; encoded by the coding sequence ATGAAGACACTGGTGTCGGTAGTGGTTCCTTTTTACAACGAGGAAGAGAACGTGGCGCCGTTGGCGGAGCGGATTGCCGCGGTGTTTGCCGGATCGGCGGAGTACGACTACGAGTGCCTGTTCGTCAATGACGGCAGCAATGACGGAACGCGAGCGGAAATAGACCGGCAGCATGCGGCGGATCCGCGAATTCGCCCGGTCCATCTGGTCCGCAACAGCGGGCAATCGGCGGCGCTCGTGGCCGGGATGCGCCGCGCCAAGGGCGAATATGTGTTCATCCTCGACGGCGATTTGCAGAACGACCCGTGTGATTTCCCGAAGATGCTCGAATTGCTGAAGACGCACGACTGCGTCTTCGGCTATCGCGCCAAGCGCAACGACACTTGGGTGCGCAAGTTGTCGAGCCGCGTGGCCAACAAGGTACGGGACGGCCTGCTCAAGGATGGCGTTCGCGACGCGGGCTGCGGATCGAAGGGATTTCGGCGGAAATGCGTCGAACATGTCGTTCCGTTCAACGGCATCCACCGCTTCTTCGCGGTGCTGATGCGCACGGCGGGCTTTTCGATTGTAGAATGCGAAGTCACGCATCATCCGCGCATTCACGGTGTGTCGAAATACGGTATCGGCAACCGGCTGTGGCGCGGGATCTACGATCTAATCGGCGTGGCATGGCTCAAGCGGCGGTATGTGGCGTTCCGAGTCGAGGGGGAGGAGTAG
- a CDS encoding substrate-binding domain-containing protein, whose translation MKKVCAALLLAGLLVCAAGAQDARGNLKIGVMPKLIGIDFFNACEVGARKAAGELGVTVDFDGPVTSDVTLQAQMLETWIAKKYDAIAIAPNDKAAIAPVLQKARKRGIKVIAWDADAAESARDFFVNQCSAESVAKSLMDLMAQGAGSDAKYIIVTGTLTADNQNRWMAEMEKYRQKVYPNMKNLSETPKAPGEDQAMATQVTADCLKAYPDLKGIFAITSVALPGAAEALRKSGMADKVFLTGLATPKMMRDYVNDGTVKRFVLWNPVDLGYLAVYAAVATAKGELKPGATTFNAGHLADVKVNGSEILLGDPIVFDKENIARFDF comes from the coding sequence ATGAAAAAAGTGTGTGCGGCACTCTTGTTGGCCGGGTTGCTGGTCTGCGCGGCGGGCGCGCAGGACGCCAGAGGCAATCTCAAAATAGGCGTCATGCCGAAACTGATCGGCATAGATTTCTTCAATGCGTGCGAGGTCGGCGCGAGGAAGGCCGCCGGGGAACTGGGCGTGACGGTTGACTTTGACGGGCCGGTCACGAGCGACGTGACGCTCCAGGCGCAAATGCTCGAAACGTGGATCGCGAAGAAGTACGACGCCATCGCCATCGCGCCCAACGACAAGGCCGCCATCGCGCCCGTGCTGCAAAAGGCGCGCAAACGCGGCATCAAGGTTATTGCGTGGGACGCGGACGCGGCGGAAAGCGCGCGCGACTTTTTTGTGAACCAATGCTCGGCGGAGAGCGTCGCGAAGTCGCTGATGGATCTCATGGCGCAGGGGGCGGGATCAGACGCGAAGTACATCATCGTCACGGGTACGCTCACGGCGGACAATCAAAACCGGTGGATGGCCGAAATGGAGAAATACCGCCAAAAGGTTTACCCGAACATGAAAAACTTGTCTGAAACTCCAAAAGCGCCGGGCGAGGATCAGGCCATGGCCACGCAGGTCACGGCGGATTGTCTCAAGGCCTACCCGGACCTGAAGGGCATCTTCGCGATTACATCCGTGGCGCTGCCAGGCGCGGCGGAGGCGTTGCGCAAGTCCGGCATGGCCGACAAGGTCTTCCTGACGGGCCTGGCCACGCCGAAAATGATGCGGGACTACGTCAACGACGGCACGGTAAAACGCTTCGTCTTGTGGAATCCCGTGGACCTCGGTTATCTGGCCGTTTACGCCGCCGTGGCGACGGCCAAGGGCGAATTGAAGCCCGGCGCGACCACGTTCAACGCCGGGCATCTTGCCGATGTCAAGGTCAATGGAAGCGAAATTCTCCTTGGAGATCCCATCGTTTTCGACAAGGAAAACATCGCCCGTTTCGATTTCTGA